The Scleropages formosus chromosome 20, fSclFor1.1, whole genome shotgun sequence genomic interval ATAAACTATTAAAAGATTTGTGTAtccatatttgttttttgcctttcttttctttaaaaacatctcAATGTGAACTTTGATTCTTTCTCAATGGAAACATTAAGCGTGATTGACCTTTTCTTTCTAAAGCCCATTATTATAACAGGTTGTTTCGTCACGTTCCATTCTGCGAATGAGGTGACCCACAGACTGGAGCACTTGTCTTATTAAACAGACACTCTGTTGTCCTTGGCCCATTTCTTCAACGTTCTCACAATGTACTCGACCTGTGGGTTCCCGGTGTTCCTCAACAGGGGCAAGATCTCCCTCAGCGACTCTCTGTGACGTGAAACATCGAAGCCCAGGTTATCGCAACACCTCCCTTAACACAGGAGGACGAACTCCTCGCGCAGTAACAGCGCTATACAATTTGTTAGAGTTACGTTTTCAGGAATAAcatacttcaaaaaaaaattaaacagtaaaGAAGATGTACACCCCCTGGAAAAGAATTGTAAGAAACGACCAAAAAGTGCACGTAATAAAGAGATGCTATAATCAATCAGTTCAACATTTGTTCCACAGAATTAGTGTGATGCGGAGAACCGGATAGCGGCAGAACACAAACTTCAGTACAGAACACTGCATAAAGGTAAAGAGGAGAGACGACGCTGTTGCTTGCGAGTATACCTGGGCTCTCGGCCAGCAAGAATGAGCTGAAAGACCCCCACGCAGGCTCCCCGCTTGCCTTCCCAGTACTCTGGGCTTGGGTCAAGCCTCTCTAGAGCATCAAATGCCTTTGCGGAGTAATAAAATTGCCCCATCTGGAAAATGGAGCAAAAAGGTTAGTTCAACAAAAAACGCAACGGCCAGCCAAGCTCAGGATTCGTACAGCACTCAGAAAAGAGGGGACAACCTTATAGCAGTCATTTGCAATGAGCTGCAGCAGGCTGAAGGACTCTGCCGACGTCTCCATTTTCAGGTACAGCTCCCAGGCCAGTTGCGCTTTCTTGTTCATGATGTCTAAACGAAGAAGATACATGACAAAAATCAACACATCATCAAACAACAGTAATAACCATAATGAAAACGATGGAAATACATACAGCAGCGCGCTAGCCAGCTCAGATACACATAATCATTCTTGATCTTCTCACTCTGGATCAACAGGAACACCTATTCACATAACACATTGACACATAAAGCCACACTAAAATACTACATAttatcaagttaaaaaaaaaaaaaaaaaaaacattttaagtcaatGCAATGTCATGCATTACTGTAACAAGTCATAGCAATGTTAGTCATCCTCCAAGGAAATTGTCATCCCTCCTTCCGCATATTCCCAATTTCTGATCCCAAGCTATAAAGACAACCCCAGATTTTGCTAAAATTCCTGAAAGTAAAGGAAATATCTGTGCCGTTGTTTTTTCTGAATATCAGCATGTACCGTACAGATCACGTTGTGGTAAAGGATGACAGGTGCAAtacctcctctgcctctctgtaGCTGCCCACAGCCGCCTTGGCCTGAGCATAGTTAAAATTAAACGTGTCATCATTGTAGAAGTAACtctgaaagagaaacaaatcGATATGCGTTGACCTTCAGCACCCCAAAAGACATACCCTTGGTCACAAGCACATAATgatgaattgtgtgtgtgtctattgaCCTTGACTGAGTTGAGGTAGATGAGCACATCTTCAAATTGCCTCAGCAGGAAGAAACAAGAGGCCATGCATTGGCGGCCAGGGATGGTGTCTACGGAAGACGAGAGGCGACAGCCAAAGTTACGTTGAATGTGAAGCGACGCTGCTCGGTTACACAGCTGCGACAGAAAGAATTCCTAAGGATAGCCCGTTTAGGGGACGCTATGCACGCGGCGGGAATCGTTGGAATACTTTATAAGTTTATGCCCGTGTGCGCTCACCGCATTCGCTAGCGGAGCCTCCCACCAGCTGAAAGAACTGCTGAGCGATTTTCAGGTGATCCCTCTGCGGTAAAGAGGTGGAATAGAGACacaaagagaggaaaaggaggaggtCTCAACCGCTGTCGCTGCCGTGTCACATGTCAGAGGGTGCACTTCCGACAACAGGCTGGTCCGACCGCGGTGCTCCAAGGAGCGCTAGCGGAGGTTGTTTCTACCAGCaggcataaacatttacaagtCCTCACACCACCAGGGAACAACCTCATAATGATCAAGTGGCACCGAGTGCTGGGTGTACCATCTCAAAACACGTTATGCCATCACTCACTCTTACCTCTCTTGCATAAATACACctgcttagttatttacctaCGCTATTCATTTAAACAACATCCACCCATTTATCCCCGTCTTCAACGTATGTCTCTATGCATGTTTTTCTGCATATACATTGCATATTCACGTTGCTGCGACTAAACAGAATCTCCTTCGGGGATTAATACGGTTTCGTTAATTCACGCATTCGTCCGTTCGTTcgttttcccccttttttggTTTCTCCACATTTCCATCCACCATCTAACGATCCCAACGTCCTGCCGTTCGTACGTTTACCTGCCGAAGCGACAGCGCGCGACTTTAACTCACCGATCCGACTTCCTGTCCCAACGCAGCGTTCACAACTCCTTTCAAAATGTATTCCTGAGAGAGCAAAGAAAGGCGACATCAGAACATACTACCCACTCACTCACGCTAACTGTGCTACCCCTAACAAGCGTCAACGTGACACACGTACGTAGGGTACGCCGATGCGCTGTAAGCCTAACGTTGCCCTGAGCCCGAGGGATCCTGCTTAACGCTCTCCTTTCTCCCACACTCAATCCACAATCGAAGTACAACAGTGAACACGGTACATGAAATGGGTAATGAAGAAAAACGGAAAgacaaaaagcagcagaaattaATTACGGAAATATTTCGgaggaaaactgaaaaagcaaagCATAAAAAGATTTACCTGTGGCGTGGTGGGTTCCAGGTCTTTGATGAGACTGTAAGCTTCCTGAACATCAtcttggatgaaaaaaaaagacaaggtgACAGTTGTGTGGTTACGTTCTCTCTATTCATTTGTGCCCATGATTTTGCAAACTGTGTAGGTCCTTTATCCCAGGAAAGAATACTTGATTCACAGATTGTTTGCTTGcataactgggggggggggacttaaAAGGTGGCTGTTTCTCATGTCAAGTATAACTCAACATAACATTACTGTCTCATTAATCACATTTCAAAAAATTTCCGATCCGTTTTACCCGTCATGCTAAAAAGCTTCAATGGTACAAACCAAAAACACTCTGGCGCCGTAAGTATCAAAACGGGCACTCATTTGCGTAATATTTCGCCGGGAGCACACTTCCCGATCCTTATCGGAGGCGGGAAGAAAGGGGAACATCTGGTATCGCCTTTGAATAAATAGAGCGAGCAACAGCAGACTACACTAGGAAACGGCTTAATATGCAGAGATAAAGGTTTCCAGCAAGAACCTTCGGAATTTAAAAGACATGCCATTGCATAAGCTCTGTGAGTAATGAATTCCATCGAGCTCTTTGTACTGCGGAACCGAAGTAAGCGTCGTGAGGAGGGACCGGCGACGACGCCGTAAATGTTCAAACTACGGCCCTTCTAAGTAAGAGATTAATCCCGAGTTCCCGCAGCAGACGGGAGAGCAGCGCAATCGAAACTCACCCTGTCTCAGGTAGTAGATGACCAGGTTGAGTCGGGCCTCGGAGATGACGTCGATCAGCGGGGGAAGCACCTGCAGGGCTCCCTCGCCGCCCCGAAACACCACCTGGGATGACGGAGAGCGTGCGCGTCACATAGCGGCGCAGGATGCGGAAGCCACCGGCGCACGGCGGCAAAGCCCAGGGACGCGCTCGTCTTTCAGGATGCTCACCAAGTTGTGACGAATAAGCTCCTT includes:
- the ift56 gene encoding intraflagellar transport protein 56 isoform X1, giving the protein MILSRVKPAVGGEAPSSDKKKKNKGKKTPRLEDYLAQRDYLGAITLLEFQRSAGERQEDADLWLGYCAFHLGDYKRAMEVYKSLILKPGCPVEVWVYLACTLFFLGMYKEAEEAALKAPKSQLQNRLLFHLAHKFNDEKKLMGFHQNLEDVTEDQLSLASIHYMRSHYQEAIDIYKRILLQNRDFLALNVYVALCYYKLDYYDVSQEVLAVYLQSVPDSTIALNLKACNHFRLYNGKAAEAELKNLIDISSSSFEFAKELIRHNLVVFRGGEGALQVLPPLIDVISEARLNLVIYYLRQDDVQEAYSLIKDLEPTTPQEYILKGVVNAALGQEVGSRDHLKIAQQFFQLVGGSASECDTIPGRQCMASCFFLLRQFEDVLIYLNSVKSYFYNDDTFNFNYAQAKAAVGSYREAEEVFLLIQSEKIKNDYVYLSWLARCYIMNKKAQLAWELYLKMETSAESFSLLQLIANDCYKMGQFYYSAKAFDALERLDPSPEYWEGKRGACVGVFQLILAGREPRESLREILPLLRNTGNPQVEYIVRTLKKWAKDNRVSV
- the ift56 gene encoding intraflagellar transport protein 56 isoform X2; its protein translation is MEVYKSLILKPGCPVEVWVYLACTLFFLGMYKEAEEAALKAPKSQLQNRLLFHLAHKFNDEKKLMGFHQNLEDVTEDQLSLASIHYMRSHYQEAIDIYKRILLQNRDFLALNVYVALCYYKLDYYDVSQEVLAVYLQSVPDSTIALNLKACNHFRLYNGKAAEAELKNLIDISSSSFEFAKELIRHNLVVFRGGEGALQVLPPLIDVISEARLNLVIYYLRQDDVQEAYSLIKDLEPTTPQEYILKGVVNAALGQEVGSRDHLKIAQQFFQLVGGSASECDTIPGRQCMASCFFLLRQFEDVLIYLNSVKSYFYNDDTFNFNYAQAKAAVGSYREAEEVFLLIQSEKIKNDYVYLSWLARCYIMNKKAQLAWELYLKMETSAESFSLLQLIANDCYKMGQFYYSAKAFDALERLDPSPEYWEGKRGACVGVFQLILAGREPRESLREILPLLRNTGNPQVEYIVRTLKKWAKDNRVSV